In Vigna radiata var. radiata cultivar VC1973A unplaced genomic scaffold, Vradiata_ver6 scaffold_195, whole genome shotgun sequence, a single genomic region encodes these proteins:
- the LOC106779323 gene encoding cytochrome b561 domain-containing protein At4g18260 isoform X2, with the protein MGVQQKLISFFFHASLVFIMFPLFGSSQEHQQITSSPSRTKDNNHIKMSPRLHFEITLHGFLLWASMGFLMPVGILAIRLSNKEENSRRHRIVFYVHSILQMIAVLLATVGAIMSIKNFNNLFNNSHQRLGVALYGIIWLQVLLGLFRPQRGSKRSVWFFAHWILGTAVTFLGVLNVYLGLEAYHQKTSKGIKIWNILFTVEITLVVFFYLFQEKWVYIQNQGVVLGNEMMTSICQEIGPNEKDEKILKGDTC; encoded by the exons ATGGGAGTTCAGCAAAAGctcatttctttcttctttcatgCTTCTCTTGTATTCATCATGTTTCCCCTTTTTGGTTCATCCCAAGAGCACCAGCAAATTACAAGCAGCCCTTCAAGAACCAAAGATAATAACCACATTAAG ATGAGTCCAAGACTTCACTTTGAGATTACACTACATGGCTTTCTCCTGTGGGCTTCAATGGGGTTCTTGATGCCTGTTGGTATACTTGCAATTAGACTATCAAACAAAGAGGAGAATTCAAGAAGGCATAGAATTGTGTTCTATGTTCATTCAATTTTGCAG ATGATTGCGGTGCTGCTTGCCACAGTTGGAGCAATCATGTccataaaaaatttcaacaacCTCTTCAACAATAGTCATCAAAGATTAGGAGTTGCACTATATGGCATTATCTGGCTCCAAGTTTTACTTGGTCTTTTTCGACCACAAAG AGGATCCAAAAGAAGTGTTTGGTTCTTTGCACACTGGATACTTGGAACTGCAGTCACATTCCTGGGTGTCCTGAATGTATATCTTGGATTAGAAGCCTACCACCAAAAAACATCAAAAGGCATAAAAATTTGGAACATACTTTTCACTGTTGAGATAACTTTGGTTGTGTTTTTCTacctttttcaagaaaaatgggTCTATATACAAAATCAAGGAGTGGTTTTGGGCAATGAAATGATGACTTCTATTTGTCAAGAAATTGGACCTAATGAAAAGGATGAGAAAATATTGAAGGGTGACACCTGTTGA
- the LOC111240801 gene encoding ribonuclease DdI-like, protein MNCLKVFFILSLFFSGSAVGFQYWKMAQNWPRGFCKHNTCDASKTIPFKFTIHGLWPSDYAKQQPQFCSVNNRSSVNLTKELVAKLDQDWPSYTALTNTDFWSHEWTKHGSCSNMSEIDYFKLALDIYANNDIQHILGNSNISSGNTYQVNKIITAISTSRIGVQPQLICKNGDLIEIRLCLNNNPIPLYINCPPSGLSCPNNVNFI, encoded by the exons ATGAATTGTCTCAAAgtgtttttcatcctttctctcttcttttctggTTCGGCAGTTGGTTTTCAGTACTGGAAAATGGCACAAAATTGGCCAAGAGGCTTTTGTAAGCATAACACCTGCGATGCCTCAAAAACAATACCATTCAAATTTACTATACATGGCTTGTGGCCCTCTGATTATGCGAAGCAACAACCACAGTTTTGCTCTGTTAACAACCGTTCATCTGTAAACTTg actAAGGAATTAGTTGCTAAACTAGATCAAGATTGGCCAAGTTATACTGCTTTGACAAACACAGATTTCTGGTCTCATGAATGGACGAAACATGGATCGTGTTCAAACATGTCAGAAATTGATTATTTCAAGCTCGCCTTAGATATATATGCGAATAACGATATCCAACATATACTTGGAAATTCAAATATATCGTCTGGCAACACTTACCaagtaaacaaaattatcaCAGCCATAAGTACGTCCCGAATTGGTGTTCAACCACAACTGATATGCAAAAATGGGGATTTAATTGAAATACGTCTATGTTTGAATAACAACCCTATTCCCCTGTACATCAACTGTCCTCCATCTGGACTATCTTGTCCTAACAATGTAAactttatctaa
- the LOC106779323 gene encoding cytochrome b561 domain-containing protein At2g30890 isoform X1 has translation MGVQQKLISFFFHASLVFIMFPLFGSSQEHQQITSSPSRTKDNNHIKMSPRLHFEITLHGFLLWASMGFLMPVGILAIRLSNKEENSRRHRIVFYVHSILQQMIAVLLATVGAIMSIKNFNNLFNNSHQRLGVALYGIIWLQVLLGLFRPQRGSKRSVWFFAHWILGTAVTFLGVLNVYLGLEAYHQKTSKGIKIWNILFTVEITLVVFFYLFQEKWVYIQNQGVVLGNEMMTSICQEIGPNEKDEKILKGDTC, from the exons ATGGGAGTTCAGCAAAAGctcatttctttcttctttcatgCTTCTCTTGTATTCATCATGTTTCCCCTTTTTGGTTCATCCCAAGAGCACCAGCAAATTACAAGCAGCCCTTCAAGAACCAAAGATAATAACCACATTAAG ATGAGTCCAAGACTTCACTTTGAGATTACACTACATGGCTTTCTCCTGTGGGCTTCAATGGGGTTCTTGATGCCTGTTGGTATACTTGCAATTAGACTATCAAACAAAGAGGAGAATTCAAGAAGGCATAGAATTGTGTTCTATGTTCATTCAATTTTGCAG CAGATGATTGCGGTGCTGCTTGCCACAGTTGGAGCAATCATGTccataaaaaatttcaacaacCTCTTCAACAATAGTCATCAAAGATTAGGAGTTGCACTATATGGCATTATCTGGCTCCAAGTTTTACTTGGTCTTTTTCGACCACAAAG AGGATCCAAAAGAAGTGTTTGGTTCTTTGCACACTGGATACTTGGAACTGCAGTCACATTCCTGGGTGTCCTGAATGTATATCTTGGATTAGAAGCCTACCACCAAAAAACATCAAAAGGCATAAAAATTTGGAACATACTTTTCACTGTTGAGATAACTTTGGTTGTGTTTTTCTacctttttcaagaaaaatgggTCTATATACAAAATCAAGGAGTGGTTTTGGGCAATGAAATGATGACTTCTATTTGTCAAGAAATTGGACCTAATGAAAAGGATGAGAAAATATTGAAGGGTGACACCTGTTGA
- the LOC106779323 gene encoding cytochrome b561 domain-containing protein At4g18260 isoform X3, which yields MSPRLHFEITLHGFLLWASMGFLMPVGILAIRLSNKEENSRRHRIVFYVHSILQQMIAVLLATVGAIMSIKNFNNLFNNSHQRLGVALYGIIWLQVLLGLFRPQRGSKRSVWFFAHWILGTAVTFLGVLNVYLGLEAYHQKTSKGIKIWNILFTVEITLVVFFYLFQEKWVYIQNQGVVLGNEMMTSICQEIGPNEKDEKILKGDTC from the exons ATGAGTCCAAGACTTCACTTTGAGATTACACTACATGGCTTTCTCCTGTGGGCTTCAATGGGGTTCTTGATGCCTGTTGGTATACTTGCAATTAGACTATCAAACAAAGAGGAGAATTCAAGAAGGCATAGAATTGTGTTCTATGTTCATTCAATTTTGCAG CAGATGATTGCGGTGCTGCTTGCCACAGTTGGAGCAATCATGTccataaaaaatttcaacaacCTCTTCAACAATAGTCATCAAAGATTAGGAGTTGCACTATATGGCATTATCTGGCTCCAAGTTTTACTTGGTCTTTTTCGACCACAAAG AGGATCCAAAAGAAGTGTTTGGTTCTTTGCACACTGGATACTTGGAACTGCAGTCACATTCCTGGGTGTCCTGAATGTATATCTTGGATTAGAAGCCTACCACCAAAAAACATCAAAAGGCATAAAAATTTGGAACATACTTTTCACTGTTGAGATAACTTTGGTTGTGTTTTTCTacctttttcaagaaaaatgggTCTATATACAAAATCAAGGAGTGGTTTTGGGCAATGAAATGATGACTTCTATTTGTCAAGAAATTGGACCTAATGAAAAGGATGAGAAAATATTGAAGGGTGACACCTGTTGA
- the LOC106779318 gene encoding uncharacterized protein LOC106779318 — protein MAIKPPLDAREYVKASSAISIQEWSLESFLQHHPAKFNGKCSPGEANHWFRDMERIYEAKRCPDENKLTYTHYSRPSFTLNISLTIDKEIEFLQLVQGNMTIVEYADRFKHLLRFYTMAIEKEWQCRKFENGLRGDIKLLLKGLRIQKFPTLVEMARVMEKTKKEVEG, from the exons atgGCTATTAAGCCCCCGCTG GATGCAAGGGAATACGTGAAAGCTTCCTCTGCTATTTCTATCCAAGAGTGGAGCTTGGAAAGCTTCCTTCAACATCATCCAGCCAAGTTTAATGGGAAGTGCAGCCCAGGTGAAGCTAATCATTGGTTTAGAGACATGGAGAGAATATACGAAGCTAAGAGGTGCCCAGATGAGAATAAGTTGACTTATACTCA TTACTCAAGACCAAGTTTTACACTGAATATTTCCCTGACAATTGATAAGGAGATTGAGTTTCTCCAACTGGTTCAAGGAAATATGACTATTGTTGAGTATGCTGACCGATTTAAACACTTGCTTCGGTTCTACACCATGGCCATAGAGAAAGAGTGGCAGTGCAGGAAGTTTGAAAATGGTTTGAGAGGAGATATCAAGTTGTTGCTGAAGGGACTGCGCATTCAGAAGTTTCCTACTTTGGTAGAGATGGCCCGTGTGATGGAGAAGACCAAGAAAGAGGTTGAAGGATAG